A region of Moorena producens PAL-8-15-08-1 DNA encodes the following proteins:
- a CDS encoding GPW/gp25 family protein — MPLAYCLLPLAYCLLPIALKSNVAENCYMSKPFLGVGVGFPISLDTGGDFQIAEYEESVRQSIVIILGTAKGERAMRPDFGCSIYDLVFEPNSPATAGKVSQAIQEALLFFEPRIDVIDVRVQSPIPEQMLVNIDYQVRATNNVFNLVYPFYLEGSAG, encoded by the coding sequence TTGCCTCTTGCCTATTGCCTATTGCCTCTTGCCTATTGCCTCTTGCCTATTGCCTTAAAATCAAATGTTGCTGAGAATTGCTATATGTCAAAACCCTTTTTAGGTGTTGGAGTAGGATTTCCCATCAGTTTAGATACCGGGGGAGATTTCCAAATTGCGGAATATGAAGAGAGTGTACGCCAGTCAATCGTAATTATCCTTGGTACTGCCAAAGGTGAGCGAGCCATGCGTCCCGACTTTGGTTGCAGCATTTATGACTTAGTTTTTGAGCCCAATTCACCTGCCACTGCTGGTAAAGTATCCCAAGCTATACAGGAAGCCTTACTGTTCTTTGAACCCCGCATTGATGTTATAGATGTGCGCGTTCAATCCCCTATTCCAGAACAAATGCTGGTCAATATCGACTATCAAGTGCGAGCAACCAATAATGTTTTTAACCTAGTTTATCCATTTTATCTAGAAGGGAGTGCAGGTTGA
- a CDS encoding baseplate J/gp47 family protein, giving the protein MPIKLPNLDDRTYDDLVQEALGMIPSYAPKWTNHNPSDPGITVIELFAYLTEMLLYRQNRVTEANMRMFLQLLNGPDWQQTKDLQTEIKEAITQVRDRYRAITCADFVELAREMKPNDADDTVARAHCIPRRNLDSENALVENTLVEPVDQPGHVSIVIIPDSNNRENSPPQPSSRLINEVKNHLEERRLIGTAIHVVMPRYITISIRLTIHLNREADVATTRTNINNALENFFDPLPNPDNPQGWPFGRNVYVSEVYQLLDELEGVDYVEKTNQEDKEQDEVFFPRPDAINNQQRLVKTNGQLSAIEVKPEELVYLDLTASDIDIISPLETLDFNG; this is encoded by the coding sequence ATGCCAATAAAATTGCCTAATCTTGATGACCGCACCTATGACGACTTGGTGCAAGAAGCCCTGGGTATGATTCCCAGCTATGCCCCGAAATGGACTAATCACAATCCTTCTGATCCTGGTATTACCGTCATTGAGCTGTTTGCCTACCTTACCGAAATGCTGCTCTATCGGCAAAATCGGGTGACAGAGGCCAATATGCGGATGTTTTTACAACTGCTGAATGGACCAGATTGGCAGCAAACCAAGGATTTACAGACAGAGATTAAAGAGGCAATTACCCAAGTACGCGATCGCTACCGAGCCATCACCTGTGCCGACTTTGTGGAATTAGCCCGAGAAATGAAACCAAATGATGCAGATGATACCGTTGCCAGGGCACACTGTATACCTCGACGTAACCTGGACTCGGAAAATGCCTTAGTCGAAAATACCTTAGTCGAACCTGTGGATCAACCAGGTCATGTTAGTATTGTTATTATCCCCGACAGCAATAATCGTGAAAATAGCCCCCCTCAACCAAGCTCAAGGCTGATTAACGAGGTAAAAAACCACTTAGAAGAACGGCGATTGATTGGCACGGCAATCCATGTAGTTATGCCACGGTACATCACCATTAGCATCAGATTAACCATACACCTCAACCGAGAAGCAGACGTAGCAACCACTAGGACCAACATAAATAACGCACTGGAAAACTTTTTCGATCCCCTACCAAATCCTGACAATCCTCAAGGTTGGCCATTTGGTCGAAATGTTTATGTTTCCGAAGTTTATCAACTACTTGATGAACTAGAAGGTGTGGATTATGTAGAAAAAACCAACCAGGAAGATAAAGAGCAAGACGAAGTATTTTTTCCTCGTCCTGATGCCATAAACAATCAACAACGCCTAGTTAAAACCAACGGACAGCTAAGTGCCATCGAGGTCAAACCAGAAGAACTAGTGTATTTAGATCTTACCGCCAGCGATATAGACATCATATCCCCCTTAGAAACCCTTGATTTCAACGGTTAA
- a CDS encoding phage late control D family protein, translated as MPVANRESPLVPNFEIIINGSPLPVEAELHVISLTVDHDVKLPGMFTLELTDSDTKQEETTWIDDEKLFAIGNVVEVKLGYDDDLETLIIGEITGIDPEFAFDRLPRLTVRGYDRRHRLQLGKKTQTFLQQKDSDIAAKIARDAGLTAKVEDSQVVHEYILQAEQTDIEFLQQRAKRINYEVVVEDKTLFFRPVGNAESEILTLSFEDDLMEFYPHLSSMGQISELTVRGWNPKEKQEIVGQAKVGDEVSKMGGKKSGAALVEDAFSTAVVQVSDRPVLTQAEADQFAKARFNNVALTLVTGEGVCWGRTDLRAGKVIKIEGLAKRFNGQYYVTATVNHYHAQSGYRTHFTARRNST; from the coding sequence ATGCCAGTTGCTAACCGCGAAAGCCCTCTTGTTCCTAATTTTGAGATTATCATCAACGGCTCACCGTTGCCTGTGGAAGCGGAATTGCACGTCATTAGTCTTACCGTTGACCATGATGTGAAATTACCAGGCATGTTTACACTGGAACTTACAGATTCAGATACTAAGCAAGAAGAAACTACTTGGATTGATGACGAAAAACTCTTTGCCATTGGCAATGTTGTAGAAGTTAAACTCGGCTATGATGATGATTTAGAAACCCTGATTATTGGTGAAATTACCGGCATAGACCCAGAATTTGCCTTTGATAGACTGCCCAGGTTAACGGTGCGGGGTTATGACCGTCGCCATCGTCTCCAGCTAGGTAAAAAAACCCAAACCTTCCTCCAGCAGAAAGATAGTGATATTGCTGCCAAAATTGCTAGGGATGCAGGACTTACGGCTAAAGTTGAAGATAGCCAGGTAGTGCATGAATATATTTTACAAGCCGAGCAAACGGACATTGAGTTTTTGCAACAGAGAGCCAAACGGATTAACTACGAAGTAGTTGTTGAAGATAAAACCCTATTTTTCCGACCTGTAGGTAATGCCGAAAGTGAGATTCTAACCCTGAGCTTTGAGGATGACTTGATGGAATTTTATCCCCATTTATCTTCTATGGGCCAAATAAGTGAGTTAACAGTGCGGGGTTGGAATCCTAAAGAAAAGCAAGAGATTGTTGGACAAGCAAAAGTTGGGGATGAAGTTTCAAAAATGGGGGGAAAAAAAAGTGGTGCTGCCCTGGTTGAAGACGCTTTTAGTACAGCAGTTGTTCAAGTAAGCGATCGCCCAGTATTAACTCAAGCAGAAGCAGATCAATTTGCCAAAGCCCGCTTCAATAATGTCGCACTGACCTTAGTTACTGGTGAAGGGGTTTGTTGGGGGCGTACAGATTTACGAGCAGGCAAAGTCATCAAGATTGAGGGCTTAGCAAAACGCTTCAACGGTCAGTATTATGTCACTGCCACTGTTAATCATTATCACGCCCAGTCGGGATATCGTACCCATTTTACAGCTCGGAGGAATAGCACATGA
- a CDS encoding CIS tube protein yields MALVKQILSKLTITPLEKKGAAISVQFNPESYSISKTVNWGPVDNSTGEECKTQRKVNAPTVDFKGGGSRQLTLELFFDVTESLIFQDVRQETNKIVALTRIERDEQHPPVCEISWGGAPVGSDFPFIGVITSLTQNFTLFKGNGQPLRANLNLTVLEFLGPLADKRQTDPELTTRIINGGDTLSNISAQFYRNPKLWRIIAEANQLDDPRNLEKYIGQTLTIPKLG; encoded by the coding sequence ATGGCATTAGTAAAACAAATATTAAGCAAGCTGACGATTACACCTTTAGAAAAAAAGGGGGCTGCAATTTCAGTACAATTCAATCCAGAATCTTATTCTATCAGTAAAACAGTCAACTGGGGACCAGTGGACAACTCCACTGGAGAAGAATGCAAAACCCAAAGAAAGGTTAATGCCCCCACTGTGGACTTTAAAGGAGGAGGTAGTCGTCAGCTAACGTTGGAACTGTTTTTCGATGTCACTGAAAGCCTTATTTTTCAGGATGTGCGACAAGAAACCAACAAAATTGTGGCTCTAACTCGCATTGAGCGAGATGAACAGCATCCGCCAGTTTGTGAAATTTCTTGGGGTGGCGCTCCTGTTGGTTCCGATTTCCCTTTTATTGGTGTCATTACCAGTTTGACCCAAAACTTCACCCTCTTTAAAGGCAATGGTCAACCCCTCAGAGCCAATTTAAACCTTACTGTCCTAGAATTTCTCGGTCCATTAGCAGACAAACGTCAAACTGATCCTGAACTCACCACTCGTATTATCAACGGTGGCGATACGTTAAGCAATATATCCGCCCAATTTTACCGGAATCCTAAACTTTGGCGCATTATTGCCGAAGCTAATCAACTTGATGATCCACGTAACTTAGAAAAATACATTGGTCAAACCTTAACTATCCCAAAATTAGGTTGA
- a CDS encoding putative baseplate assembly protein translates to MVKLAPKIDQRTAKDIADQVLYGQNSCKVVIFAFSLLIQSGLYRLALLLQEFRKHTDTGETKPLQELIKHYTGETQPVQGRSAAIVNIFARFAEIIIERLNQVPDKNFLAFLDLLGASRLPPQPARVPLTFSLASGTIVDAVVPKGTQVAAPPAEGEQDPVIFETERELVVTAAKLDSVFVRDPEQDLYSNHSSIITTPASPGVDIFRGNQPIEHILYIGHSKLLGFAEIDTFKVTINLSKVLGTPGEVTWEIWQETEDGANWQEITPSNNETTEGLTQIGDREIEFGRMPDQRKILAVPLSTVNSVTNRWIRCRLVTPITLADESSTDMVSANELPEIDEIKIEASISSSNLLIETGFTNQSPLDLTKDFFPFGEKPKFGNTLYLANSQAFSQDKAEVTLNIRFTSPASGIPPTLTDGEPKLKWEFWNGKKWMAIGTSTLEGGLPANSNQTFEDTTKAFTITGYFDQVLLLSEEQYIDLTEEARSSDTTGFELNKNTGDILYVGATETFKDINFSLATKGQGYTLKFEYFNGTQWTQLTEEEHNLEDNTSKWTADGCVEFTTPTDWQQTNINDANLYWIRITTTTEPETIAQAFSFQLDCYVRFTFPEPPVPTMVNGVEDFWIRVRISSGNYGREARYERIVPTPEPPAPEYRFIEATFAPPSISSIGVSYTLTRSEEPEALLTYNDSVYSNNLVKPIDSENKLIPFQRTELDEKAFYLGFSLPLARTEFTNRKISLFNWVDEVKYGEKLVPFSPNKSKKIGENGSIVIHNFCLTNNISLAGFEVKIFGTNWEHNIPELLDREANSEQELEIRLEIPADAKLEDKDRGFLQVSQNNNSSIVYNAVFETIVGTQLPKTEQVQLVWEYWDGQAWQQLTIRDETENFIRSGLIEFLPPGDFAPREDFNLPPRYWLRVKWFKGDYDVEPRLKQVLLNTTMAAQTATIQKEIVGSSDGTENQTFQTTSQPILAGQELEVREPEIPSALEKDKILLEEGEKAITVTTNDTGRPQEIWVRWHQVPDFYQSEPRDRHYVFDNLTGKITFGDGRNGLIPPPGQGNIRMSRYQTGGGTAGNKPAGAIVQLKTTVPYVDKVINHQAAAGGAQAESLDSLIERAPKEIRHRQRAVTREDYEDLAKLASPEVSRAKCVPLANLKTNPLAGLETKPDLSGTVSVIIVPRSTEAKPLPSLELIKRVQNYLQAYTEPTVAISVVGALYVRVNITTEIAVTSLEGSREVAQTVEQTLANFLHPLTGGFDGMGWNFGRQPYKSDLYRLLERVPGVDHVSSLEVNDIEELEGASQTNRFLVYSGNHTINLTFVES, encoded by the coding sequence ATGGTTAAACTAGCGCCCAAAATTGATCAACGGACAGCAAAGGATATTGCCGATCAAGTTCTCTATGGACAAAATTCCTGTAAAGTAGTGATTTTTGCCTTCTCGCTCCTTATACAGAGCGGCTTATATCGACTCGCATTACTACTTCAGGAATTTAGAAAACATACAGATACAGGAGAAACTAAACCTCTTCAGGAACTTATCAAACACTATACAGGAGAAACTCAACCTGTTCAAGGAAGGAGTGCTGCTATAGTTAATATCTTTGCCCGTTTTGCCGAGATAATTATCGAGCGACTCAATCAAGTTCCCGATAAAAACTTCTTAGCCTTTTTAGATTTATTAGGAGCGTCTCGCTTACCACCCCAACCAGCACGAGTACCCTTGACATTTTCCTTAGCTTCCGGAACTATCGTTGATGCAGTAGTCCCAAAAGGGACACAAGTTGCTGCACCTCCAGCGGAAGGAGAACAAGACCCTGTTATTTTTGAAACTGAACGGGAATTGGTAGTAACAGCCGCAAAATTAGACTCTGTTTTTGTGCGGGATCCAGAACAGGATTTGTATAGTAATCATAGTTCAATTATTACTACCCCAGCATCACCAGGTGTTGATATTTTTCGGGGCAACCAACCAATTGAACATATTTTATATATCGGACATAGCAAACTTTTAGGGTTTGCTGAAATTGATACCTTTAAAGTAACGATTAATTTATCAAAAGTCCTTGGTACTCCAGGAGAAGTAACATGGGAAATTTGGCAGGAAACGGAAGATGGAGCTAATTGGCAAGAGATTACACCGAGCAATAATGAAACTACTGAAGGCTTGACTCAAATTGGCGATCGCGAAATTGAATTTGGACGAATGCCAGATCAACGGAAAATTTTGGCTGTTCCCTTAAGTACAGTAAATTCAGTAACTAACCGCTGGATTCGTTGCCGTTTAGTAACTCCCATTACTCTTGCCGATGAATCTTCAACGGACATGGTATCTGCTAATGAGCTACCAGAAATTGATGAGATAAAAATTGAAGCGAGTATTAGTTCTAGCAACCTATTAATTGAAACAGGCTTTACCAATCAATCTCCATTAGATTTGACTAAAGATTTTTTTCCTTTTGGCGAAAAACCTAAGTTTGGAAATACATTATATTTGGCAAATAGCCAGGCTTTTTCTCAGGATAAGGCTGAGGTTACTCTTAATATTCGTTTTACGAGTCCAGCTTCCGGAATTCCACCAACATTGACTGATGGTGAGCCAAAACTGAAATGGGAATTTTGGAACGGCAAAAAGTGGATGGCAATTGGAACTTCCACCCTTGAAGGGGGATTGCCAGCTAATTCTAACCAAACCTTTGAGGACACCACCAAGGCTTTCACTATCACAGGATACTTCGATCAGGTTTTATTATTGAGCGAGGAACAGTACATCGATCTGACAGAAGAAGCAAGATCCTCGGATACAACAGGATTTGAACTGAACAAGAATACTGGTGATATTCTTTATGTGGGAGCAACTGAGACTTTTAAAGATATTAATTTTAGTCTAGCTACTAAAGGGCAAGGCTATACCTTAAAATTTGAGTATTTTAACGGAACTCAATGGACTCAACTTACAGAAGAAGAACACAACCTTGAGGATAATACCTCAAAGTGGACTGCTGATGGTTGTGTTGAATTTACGACTCCCACGGATTGGCAACAGACAAATATCAATGACGCCAATCTATATTGGATTCGGATAACAACAACTACAGAACCAGAAACCATTGCCCAAGCGTTCTCTTTTCAGCTTGACTGTTATGTGCGTTTCACTTTTCCTGAACCGCCTGTTCCCACAATGGTTAACGGAGTAGAAGATTTTTGGATTCGGGTGCGAATTAGTTCCGGTAATTATGGTAGAGAAGCTCGCTACGAGCGCATTGTCCCAACACCAGAGCCACCAGCACCAGAATATCGATTCATTGAGGCAACTTTTGCTCCGCCATCAATTAGCTCAATTGGAGTTAGCTATACATTAACAAGATCAGAAGAACCAGAAGCTCTTTTGACCTACAATGATTCAGTTTACTCAAATAACCTAGTTAAACCTATTGACAGCGAAAATAAACTAATTCCTTTTCAAAGAACCGAACTTGATGAAAAAGCTTTCTATCTGGGCTTTAGTTTACCATTAGCTAGAACAGAATTTACCAATCGTAAGATCAGCCTGTTTAACTGGGTGGATGAGGTAAAATATGGAGAAAAATTAGTACCATTTTCACCAAATAAAAGCAAAAAAATTGGAGAAAATGGCTCAATAGTTATCCATAATTTTTGCCTGACTAATAATATATCATTAGCCGGATTTGAGGTTAAGATTTTCGGCACCAATTGGGAACATAATATACCGGAATTATTAGATAGAGAAGCTAATTCAGAACAGGAATTAGAAATCCGTTTAGAAATTCCTGCTGATGCAAAATTAGAAGATAAAGATCGCGGGTTTTTACAAGTTAGTCAAAACAATAATTCATCAATTGTTTACAATGCAGTCTTCGAGACAATTGTAGGTACACAATTGCCTAAAACTGAACAAGTTCAACTAGTATGGGAATATTGGGATGGCCAAGCATGGCAACAACTAACCATAAGAGATGAAACCGAAAACTTTATCCGTTCCGGTTTAATTGAATTTCTGCCACCAGGGGATTTTGCACCAAGGGAAGACTTTAATTTACCTCCCCGTTATTGGCTGCGGGTTAAATGGTTCAAGGGTGACTACGACGTTGAACCTAGGCTGAAACAAGTACTGCTTAACACTACCATGGCAGCACAAACAGCTACGATCCAAAAGGAAATTGTTGGCTCCAGTGACGGGACTGAAAATCAAACATTTCAGACAACTAGTCAGCCAATATTAGCAGGTCAAGAGCTGGAAGTGCGGGAACCGGAAATACCTTCTGCCCTAGAAAAGGACAAAATTCTCCTTGAAGAAGGGGAAAAGGCTATTACGGTTACTACTAATGACACCGGAAGACCGCAAGAGATTTGGGTCCGTTGGCATCAAGTCCCGGATTTCTATCAATCAGAACCACGGGATCGCCATTATGTCTTTGATAATCTTACCGGAAAAATCACCTTTGGGGATGGACGCAATGGACTGATTCCTCCTCCTGGTCAAGGCAATATCCGCATGAGTCGTTATCAAACTGGTGGTGGAACTGCTGGAAACAAACCGGCTGGGGCGATTGTCCAACTCAAAACCACAGTCCCCTATGTGGACAAAGTGATTAACCATCAAGCAGCAGCAGGGGGGGCCCAAGCGGAAAGCCTTGACTCCCTAATCGAGCGGGCACCTAAGGAAATTCGCCATCGTCAGCGTGCTGTGACTAGGGAAGACTACGAAGATTTAGCCAAGCTCGCTTCACCAGAGGTAAGCAGAGCCAAGTGTGTACCCTTAGCCAATTTGAAAACCAATCCCCTGGCTGGACTGGAGACCAAGCCGGATTTATCGGGAACAGTGAGTGTAATTATTGTACCCCGCTCCACTGAAGCTAAACCCCTACCCAGTTTGGAGCTAATCAAGCGCGTCCAAAACTACCTACAAGCCTACACCGAACCCACAGTGGCAATCTCTGTAGTGGGCGCTCTCTATGTCCGTGTCAATATTACCACTGAAATTGCGGTTACTTCCCTAGAAGGATCTCGTGAGGTAGCACAAACCGTGGAACAAACCTTAGCTAATTTTCTGCATCCCCTCACCGGTGGTTTTGACGGAATGGGTTGGAATTTTGGTCGTCAACCCTATAAATCGGACTTATACCGACTACTGGAGAGAGTGCCGGGAGTAGACCATGTTTCTAGCTTGGAGGTGAATGACATCGAAGAACTAGAAGGTGCTAGCCAGACTAATCGCTTTTTAGTCTATTCCGGCAACCACACCATCAATTTAACCTTTGTGGAATCCTGA
- a CDS encoding PAAR domain-containing protein, which yields MGQPAAKQGDQITAIDTHIVIVPGTPPTPTPLPHPFTGIINGNLSSDVNIMGMPAATVDSTADNTPPHIPTPPGTSFQSPPANKGTIKIGSPTVKINGKAAARNGDIAETCNDPADLPVGQVIAVGTVFIG from the coding sequence ATGGGACAACCAGCAGCCAAACAAGGGGATCAAATTACCGCTATTGATACTCATATTGTGATCGTGCCGGGAACACCTCCGACACCAACTCCCCTACCTCATCCTTTTACGGGCATTATCAATGGCAACCTCAGCAGTGATGTCAACATTATGGGAATGCCAGCAGCAACTGTAGATAGCACTGCGGATAATACCCCACCTCATATTCCCACACCTCCTGGCACTTCCTTTCAAAGTCCTCCTGCTAATAAAGGAACGATTAAAATTGGTAGCCCAACGGTAAAAATTAACGGTAAAGCAGCTGCCCGTAACGGGGATATTGCTGAAACGTGTAATGATCCTGCTGATTTACCAGTAGGACAAGTAATCGCAGTAGGTACGGTGTTTATAGGCTGA
- a CDS encoding phage baseplate assembly protein V, protein MKLFDLLTDTGQREAHASRIYGVVVGVVTNNEDPEGLGRVKVKYPWLSDEDESDWARIATLMAGNERGIYFLPEVDDEVLVAFEHGDVRLPYIIGSLWNGKELPPATNEDGANNIRVIKSRSGHVIRLNDEEGAETIEIVDKTEKNSIIFDTANNTIAITTDGDITLSASQGNIKLEAQNIEIKSSADTKVESGAAMDIKASSTMNLKGQTINLN, encoded by the coding sequence ATGAAGTTATTTGACCTATTAACTGATACGGGGCAAAGGGAAGCTCATGCTTCTCGTATTTATGGTGTCGTAGTTGGTGTAGTTACCAACAATGAAGACCCAGAAGGACTAGGTCGGGTTAAAGTGAAATACCCCTGGCTAAGTGATGAAGACGAAAGTGACTGGGCGCGAATAGCTACACTAATGGCAGGAAATGAACGAGGGATTTATTTTTTGCCAGAAGTAGATGATGAAGTATTAGTAGCTTTTGAACATGGTGATGTCCGTTTGCCCTATATTATCGGGTCTTTGTGGAATGGTAAAGAATTACCACCAGCAACTAATGAAGATGGTGCTAATAATATCCGGGTAATCAAATCCCGTAGCGGTCATGTCATCCGTCTCAATGATGAAGAGGGGGCAGAAACTATTGAAATTGTTGATAAAACCGAGAAAAATAGTATTATTTTTGATACAGCTAACAACACCATTGCTATTACCACCGATGGAGACATTACTTTATCAGCATCTCAAGGTAATATTAAACTAGAGGCACAAAATATTGAAATCAAATCTTCAGCAGATACCAAAGTTGAATCCGGTGCAGCAATGGATATTAAAGCCAGCAGCACCATGAATCTTAAAGGTCAAACTATTAATCTCAACTAG
- a CDS encoding phage tail protein, protein MKNSARYPSKLLDYLPEIYQSDPFVGQFLLPFENILLGRAHGINFCEQGLEENIARISNYFHPQKTPPDFLPWLSSWVALSLRADLDVQKQRKFLANTVRLYRFRGTKDNLQELLELFLEDEEKVTIIDASNAEFQIGDTQLLEPENPIDPEEIPIYPEGLPSRSLLGRGTYLGGGIPHFFIVRITPAQGLNPEQLKRQIEIANAIIEQEKPAHSKYRLEIIYTTQIGGTFDSDSDSEEVTGSQIGINTILGNITENDESILGE, encoded by the coding sequence ATGAAAAACTCAGCCCGTTACCCCAGTAAACTGTTAGACTATCTGCCAGAGATTTATCAAAGCGATCCTTTCGTTGGTCAATTTTTACTACCCTTTGAAAATATTCTTTTGGGTCGTGCACATGGGATCAACTTTTGTGAGCAGGGTTTAGAAGAAAATATTGCCCGTATTTCTAATTACTTCCATCCCCAAAAAACACCCCCAGACTTCCTACCCTGGTTATCTAGCTGGGTGGCGTTGAGTCTCAGAGCAGATTTAGATGTCCAAAAACAACGGAAATTTCTGGCCAATACTGTCAGACTGTATCGTTTCCGAGGGACTAAAGACAATTTACAAGAACTGCTAGAATTATTTCTAGAGGACGAGGAAAAAGTCACCATTATCGACGCTTCCAATGCCGAATTTCAAATTGGTGACACCCAACTCCTGGAGCCCGAAAACCCAATTGACCCCGAAGAAATTCCAATTTACCCCGAAGGACTTCCCTCGCGATCGCTCCTGGGTAGAGGCACTTACCTTGGTGGTGGTATCCCCCACTTTTTTATAGTAAGAATCACTCCAGCTCAAGGATTAAACCCAGAGCAACTCAAACGACAAATAGAAATCGCTAATGCCATCATCGAACAGGAAAAACCAGCCCATAGCAAGTACAGACTAGAAATTATTTACACCACGCAGATTGGTGGTACTTTTGATTCTGATTCTGATTCTGAAGAAGTTACGGGTTCCCAGATTGGAATTAATACTATTTTGGGCAATATTACAGAAAATGACGAATCTATCTTAGGAGAGTAA